From the Mycoplasmatota bacterium genome, one window contains:
- a CDS encoding glycosyltransferase family 4 protein, giving the protein MKIAIISSHTSSLFWFRMDMMKDFIKKGNTVIALGSEPENNWKYKFQDNNVIYRQLHVERNGLNPLKDIKTIRELYRFIKKEKPDKVFLYQAKTVVYGSIAAKLNGITEIYSLIAGLGSIFRGTGFKNKIIKSILKVQYWVAFKCSKKVFFQNNDDKNKFISYGIIKKNKTVIINGSGVNLEKFKPTPLPQEPIFLFIGRLIKDKGIMEYLEACKEIKKKHKKVRCLLIGPYDSNPSAIKPEELKPYIDNNIIEYYGEQKDVRPFISQCSTYILPSYHEGTPKTVLEAMAMGRAIITTNAPGCRETVIDGENGYLIDIRDFKSLANKMEYFISNPEINKVMGKKSLEIAQNKYDVKIVNKLIMETMNL; this is encoded by the coding sequence ATGAAGATAGCTATAATTTCAAGCCATACGTCATCATTGTTTTGGTTTCGTATGGATATGATGAAAGACTTTATAAAAAAAGGGAACACAGTTATTGCTTTAGGCTCAGAGCCTGAAAATAACTGGAAATATAAGTTTCAAGATAACAATGTCATATATAGACAATTACATGTTGAACGGAATGGATTAAATCCATTAAAAGATATTAAAACAATTAGAGAACTTTATAGGTTTATTAAAAAAGAGAAACCGGATAAAGTCTTTTTATATCAAGCTAAAACAGTCGTATACGGTAGCATAGCAGCTAAGTTGAATGGAATTACAGAAATATATTCTTTGATAGCAGGTTTAGGTTCTATATTTAGAGGAACTGGTTTTAAGAATAAAATTATTAAATCAATATTAAAGGTGCAATACTGGGTTGCTTTTAAATGTAGCAAAAAAGTATTTTTTCAAAATAATGACGATAAAAACAAATTTATTAGTTATGGAATAATAAAAAAGAACAAAACAGTTATTATTAATGGGTCAGGAGTTAATTTAGAAAAATTTAAACCTACACCACTCCCGCAAGAACCTATATTCCTTTTTATAGGAAGATTAATTAAAGATAAAGGTATAATGGAGTATTTAGAAGCCTGTAAAGAAATTAAGAAGAAGCATAAAAAAGTTCGATGCTTATTAATAGGTCCTTATGATAGTAATCCTTCAGCTATTAAGCCAGAGGAGTTAAAACCATATATTGATAATAATATTATTGAGTATTATGGAGAACAGAAAGATGTGAGACCTTTTATTTCTCAGTGTAGTACGTATATATTACCTTCTTATCATGAAGGAACCCCTAAAACAGTTCTAGAAGCTATGGCAATGGGACGAGCTATTATTACAACTAATGCTCCAGGTTGTCGAGAGACTGTGATAGATGGTGAGAATGGTTATTTGATAGACATAAGAGACTTCAAGAGCTTAGCCAATAAAATGGAGTATTTTATTTCTAATCCAGAAATAAATAAGGTAATGGGTAAGAAAAGTCTTGAGATAGCACAAAATAAATATGATGTAAAAATAGTTAATAAATTAATAATGGAAACGATGAATTTATAA
- a CDS encoding sugar transferase, whose product MFYLIIKRLIDIILSFLGLILLSPVFFILIIAIKLNSKGPVLFKQKRVGIHKTHFSILKFRTMRIDTPKDTPTHLLENPEQWITKVGKFLRKTSLDELPQIINILKGNMSIIGPRPALWNQYDLIMERDKYGANDVPVGLTGWAQINGRDELPIEVKAKLDGEYASMIGLKIDIKCFLGTIVSVLKKDGVVEGGTRGREADKCK is encoded by the coding sequence ATGTTTTACTTGATAATTAAAAGACTGATTGATATAATTCTTTCATTTTTAGGTTTAATTTTATTATCTCCAGTGTTTTTTATATTAATAATAGCGATTAAGTTAAATTCTAAAGGTCCTGTGTTATTTAAACAAAAAAGAGTGGGTATTCATAAGACTCATTTCAGTATATTGAAGTTTAGGACAATGAGAATTGATACACCAAAAGATACCCCTACACATTTATTAGAGAACCCTGAACAATGGATCACAAAAGTCGGTAAATTCTTAAGGAAAACATCTCTTGATGAGTTACCTCAGATCATAAATATCTTAAAAGGTAATATGAGTATAATTGGTCCTAGACCTGCATTATGGAATCAATATGATTTGATAATGGAAAGAGATAAATATGGTGCCAATGATGTACCAGTTGGACTTACTGGATGGGCTCAAATTAATGGTAGAGATGAACTTCCTATTGAAGTTAAGGCTAAACTTGATGGGGAGTACGCTAGTATGATTGGGTTGAAGATAGACATTAAATGTTTCTTAGGGACTATAGTTAGTGTATTAAAAAAGGATGGAGTTGTTGAAGGTGGGACCAGAGGTAGAGAGGCTGATAAATGTAAGTAG
- a CDS encoding polysaccharide biosynthesis protein: protein MNTIKTRLIFLFILDTTIIFLSYIASSLLITNFNINNKSINHLIENLYWIIPVYILSFMIFRLYKSLWRYASVEEAVNVLLSVLVSYTVISLVRLITKIDLGMNIIIVANLLVFLGLMGIRYSYRTLRVYTAYNRLNQSYSRTLIIGAGNAGHLMIKEIKNNPKLNHKVVCLIDDDKSKKGKIIQGIKVVGSTDDLKEIVSIYKIDEIIVALPSANRSEIKNVLTKCDELKIKTKILPPFYEVIDKKFNTNKIRDVQIEDLLGRDEIKIDDKGISDFIQDEVVLVTGGGGSIGSELCRQIVKYHPKQLIILDIYENNAYDIQNELLMHKTHDTGFPELIVLIASVRDEKRLVEVFSEYKPTVVFHAAAHKHVPLMEISPKEAIKNNIFGTCNVAKISDQYNVKKFVLISSDKAVNPTNIMGATKRFAEMIIQAFNKESKTQYAAVRFGNVLGSNGSVIPLFKKQIAEGGPVTVTHKEIIRYFMTIPEAVQLVLQAGTYANGGEIFVLDMGEPVKILELAEKLIRFSGYEPYSEINIEFTGLRPGEKLYEELLMDEEGLLGTRNDKIFVSQVNGIHMEEINKNLIELNSLTEKQNVNIQDEMVQFVPTFKREG, encoded by the coding sequence ATGAATACGATTAAAACTAGATTAATCTTTCTTTTTATATTAGATACAACCATTATATTTTTGTCATATATCGCATCTTCTTTGTTAATCACAAACTTTAACATAAATAATAAAAGTATTAATCATTTAATAGAGAACTTATACTGGATTATTCCTGTATATATTCTTTCTTTTATGATTTTTCGTTTATATAAGAGTTTATGGCGATATGCTAGTGTTGAAGAAGCAGTGAATGTTTTGTTATCTGTATTAGTTTCATATACAGTTATTTCTTTAGTAAGACTAATTACGAAAATAGATCTTGGAATGAATATTATTATTGTCGCAAATTTATTAGTCTTTTTAGGGTTAATGGGAATTCGTTATAGTTACAGAACGTTAAGAGTTTATACAGCTTATAATAGGTTAAATCAGAGTTATTCAAGAACGTTAATAATAGGTGCTGGAAATGCAGGCCACTTAATGATTAAGGAAATTAAAAATAATCCGAAATTAAATCATAAAGTGGTTTGTTTAATAGATGATGATAAATCTAAAAAAGGCAAAATTATTCAAGGGATTAAAGTTGTTGGATCAACAGATGATTTAAAAGAGATCGTTTCTATTTATAAGATAGATGAAATTATTGTCGCACTACCAAGTGCTAATAGATCAGAAATTAAAAATGTTTTGACTAAATGTGATGAATTAAAAATAAAAACGAAGATATTACCACCATTTTATGAAGTAATTGATAAGAAATTTAATACTAATAAAATCAGGGATGTACAAATAGAGGACTTATTAGGACGAGATGAAATTAAGATTGATGATAAAGGCATCAGTGATTTTATACAAGATGAAGTGGTATTAGTTACTGGTGGTGGAGGTTCAATTGGGTCTGAATTATGTAGACAAATTGTGAAATACCATCCTAAACAATTAATTATTTTAGATATATACGAAAACAATGCTTATGATATACAAAATGAGTTGTTAATGCATAAAACACATGATACAGGTTTTCCTGAGTTAATTGTTTTAATCGCATCAGTTCGTGATGAAAAAAGATTAGTGGAAGTATTTAGTGAATATAAACCGACAGTTGTTTTCCATGCAGCAGCACATAAGCATGTTCCATTAATGGAAATAAGTCCAAAAGAAGCAATTAAGAATAATATTTTTGGGACTTGTAATGTAGCTAAAATATCAGATCAATATAATGTTAAGAAGTTTGTGTTAATTTCATCAGATAAAGCAGTTAATCCTACTAACATAATGGGTGCCACAAAGCGTTTTGCCGAAATGATTATTCAAGCATTTAATAAAGAAAGTAAGACACAGTATGCAGCCGTAAGATTTGGGAATGTATTAGGTAGTAATGGTTCAGTAATTCCACTATTTAAGAAACAAATAGCTGAAGGTGGACCAGTTACAGTTACCCATAAAGAAATAATTAGATATTTCATGACAATACCTGAAGCTGTACAACTTGTCCTTCAAGCAGGAACTTATGCCAATGGTGGAGAAATATTTGTCTTAGATATGGGTGAACCAGTTAAAATACTTGAACTAGCAGAAAAACTTATTAGATTTAGTGGTTATGAGCCTTATAGTGAAATTAATATAGAATTCACTGGTTTAAGACCAGGTGAAAAATTATATGAAGAACTTCTCATGGATGAAGAAGGATTACTTGGAACACGTAATGATAAGATATTTGTAAGCCAAGTAAATGGTATTCATATGGAAGAAATTAATAAGAATTTAATTGAATTAAATTCATTAACTGAAAAACAAAATGTCAATATTCAAGATGAAATGGTACAATTTGTACCTACATTTAAAAGAGAAGGTTAA
- a CDS encoding oligosaccharide flippase family protein, producing MIVLSKTKELCTLKGSCQLFSLLKKHKGILYVFSANFISLLIGAVLSLLIPCLLNIENYGYYKQFTLYLSYVGLLHFGFNDGIYLEYGGFDYKDLKKSQFRMYFRYLFYQQLLVAIFLFILIYFLFNNQNRFFIFSFVSINMVLLNLAKYFSYISQITKRFVLYSMAYLVEKTALIIPILFLYFIKIKLFQYVILSQTIINIFLILLFIITYKDIVFGDKENQNRKEIKRILSLGITLTLGNFIIIMIFNIDRFMIDLLLPIKDFSVYSLAVQFLSIILVFVTSVSMLLYPYLKRKDVGNYKMYYQNLSKLTSLFSILALSLYFPVHYIITNYLPQFKGSITIFLILLPGVILRGEIDIVFNNLFKSLKKQKVFFTIAIIVLLIAIVLNILFFNIFHSLYAFSYATLLTFVFWYIISDIYLMIYFKIRNFKKYVMIIISYSIYFFSANFHNILQGFMLYLLLIFILIFLSFLKDIIKFSHA from the coding sequence ATGATTGTATTAAGTAAGACGAAGGAATTATGTACATTAAAAGGGTCATGTCAACTATTTAGTTTATTGAAAAAACATAAAGGGATTCTATATGTTTTTAGTGCTAATTTCATCAGTTTATTAATTGGCGCTGTTTTAAGTTTACTAATTCCTTGTTTATTAAATATAGAAAATTATGGTTACTATAAACAGTTTACGCTTTATTTATCTTATGTGGGTCTCCTTCATTTTGGTTTTAATGATGGGATTTATTTAGAATATGGAGGATTTGATTATAAGGACTTAAAGAAGTCACAATTTAGAATGTATTTTCGTTATTTGTTTTATCAACAATTATTAGTCGCTATTTTTCTTTTTATTTTAATTTATTTTCTTTTTAATAATCAAAATAGATTTTTTATTTTTAGTTTTGTATCTATCAATATGGTTTTACTTAATTTAGCTAAATATTTTAGTTATATCAGTCAAATCACCAAAAGATTTGTTTTATACAGTATGGCTTATTTAGTAGAAAAGACTGCTTTAATTATTCCAATTTTATTTTTATATTTTATTAAGATTAAATTATTTCAGTATGTGATTTTATCACAGACCATAATAAATATATTCTTAATTTTGCTATTTATAATTACTTATAAAGATATTGTATTTGGGGATAAGGAAAATCAAAATAGAAAGGAAATTAAAAGAATATTATCACTTGGTATTACGTTAACGTTAGGTAATTTTATCATTATTATGATTTTTAATATTGATCGGTTTATGATTGATTTATTATTACCAATTAAAGATTTTTCAGTTTATAGTTTAGCAGTTCAATTTTTAAGTATTATATTAGTATTTGTAACGAGTGTTTCAATGCTTCTATATCCCTATTTAAAAAGAAAAGATGTAGGCAATTACAAAATGTATTATCAAAATTTAAGTAAACTTACCAGTTTATTTTCAATACTTGCGCTATCTTTATATTTTCCAGTTCATTATATTATTACAAACTATCTCCCTCAGTTTAAAGGAAGTATTACCATTTTTTTAATATTATTACCAGGGGTTATATTAAGAGGAGAGATTGATATTGTTTTTAATAATTTATTTAAGTCTTTAAAGAAACAAAAGGTTTTTTTTACAATCGCAATTATTGTATTACTAATAGCGATTGTATTAAATATTTTATTCTTTAATATATTTCATTCATTATATGCCTTTAGTTATGCAACTTTATTAACGTTTGTATTTTGGTATATAATATCTGATATTTATTTAATGATTTATTTTAAAATAAGAAACTTTAAGAAATATGTAATGATAATCATATCCTATAGCATTTACTTTTTTTCAGCGAATTTCCACAATATCCTACAGGGTTTTATGTTATATTTATTATTAATCTTTATTTTAATATTTTTATCATTTCTAAAAGATATAATTAAATTTAGTCATGCATAA
- a CDS encoding oligosaccharide repeat unit polymerase codes for MNYVIFLCFIYLLYISFKNSRSIFTPSNFFILVWFSNFFVLMFFVHDFYLYYAASAFILLMCVIVYMGSYIGMDLKLNKKENNNIYQLPFIINQLKPIAIFLSLVGFLVVPMMIVSIKGDLLSLFNFKYLRHLSMYVSYIRYKEGFQFPISVQMFLGLNYFAALLNGSYFGYFVLNKKRKHFYIYFISIMTSILISIITTEKAVIIYTTLLFLSSFMVTYNALAKDEFKISLKNSILFISLFFFMIMIFIYVQMSRYGLSDYSGVKHVMKVFKVYAFGHISAFSIWFKYHISHITPLGFGRFTFAGIFSFFHIYERRPGIFTDFSVISEEPLASNVYTAFRGLIIDFSMIGSGVLIFIFSILAGIAYSQYKNSILSFIYLILFYCISVLSLFTSLLNYNTLIAAFILLTITLFYYHYTNKLGEKNDCIK; via the coding sequence ATGAATTACGTTATTTTCTTATGTTTTATCTATTTACTATATATTAGTTTTAAAAATAGTAGGAGTATTTTTACTCCTAGTAATTTTTTTATTTTAGTCTGGTTTTCAAACTTTTTTGTTTTAATGTTTTTTGTTCATGATTTTTATCTTTACTACGCTGCGAGTGCTTTTATTTTATTGATGTGTGTAATTGTTTATATGGGGAGTTATATAGGAATGGATTTAAAGTTAAATAAAAAAGAGAATAATAATATATACCAATTGCCCTTTATTATTAATCAGTTAAAACCAATCGCCATATTTTTATCACTCGTGGGATTTTTGGTCGTTCCAATGATGATTGTTAGTATTAAGGGGGATTTACTCTCCTTATTTAATTTTAAATATCTAAGGCATCTATCAATGTATGTTTCTTACATACGCTATAAAGAAGGATTTCAGTTTCCTATATCTGTTCAAATGTTTTTAGGTTTGAATTATTTTGCAGCGTTATTAAATGGGAGTTATTTTGGCTATTTCGTTCTAAATAAAAAAAGGAAACATTTTTACATTTACTTTATATCCATCATGACCTCTATATTAATATCAATTATAACGACTGAAAAAGCAGTGATTATTTATACTACTTTATTATTTTTATCAAGTTTTATGGTAACTTATAATGCCCTAGCTAAAGATGAATTTAAGATTTCACTTAAAAATTCTATATTATTTATAAGTTTATTCTTTTTTATGATTATGATATTTATTTATGTTCAGATGAGTCGTTATGGATTAAGTGATTATTCTGGTGTCAAACATGTGATGAAAGTCTTTAAAGTATATGCATTTGGTCATATATCTGCTTTTAGTATTTGGTTTAAATATCATATTAGTCATATCACGCCACTTGGGTTTGGAAGATTTACATTCGCAGGAATATTTTCTTTCTTTCATATTTATGAAAGAAGACCTGGTATTTTTACTGATTTTTCGGTTATATCAGAAGAACCACTCGCTTCAAATGTTTATACAGCATTTAGAGGACTAATTATTGATTTTTCAATGATAGGCTCAGGGGTTCTAATCTTTATATTCTCAATCTTAGCAGGTATTGCTTATAGTCAATATAAAAACTCAATTTTATCATTTATCTATTTGATATTATTTTATTGTATTAGTGTATTATCATTATTTACAAGTTTATTAAATTATAATACTTTAATAGCAGCATTTATCTTGCTTACTATAACCTTGTTTTATTATCATTATACAAATAAATTGGGTGAGAAAAATGATTGTATTAAGTAA
- a CDS encoding MurR/RpiR family transcriptional regulator — translation MYQGKIISGSYTKSGSYTKSEKKIINYLSKNLKETIHLSVTEFSDETGVGETTIVRFCKKLGYKGYHDFKLAIAQDFTITKKINNLNNEEQPVCDRVFQNMMTVLEDSKNLLDHDSIDKTIEMIEEARSVYFYGLGASGITAQEAQSKFFRIAHKFHVVTDNHFQTMASQIMSEEDLIIVITISGSTKDIVDAVASAKKRGAKVIAITNFQKSPITKYSDIVLLTSGKMSLSSGGSLVEKISQLFVIDILFMEYIAQNKEYLENRKLTAMSVASKRY, via the coding sequence ATGTATCAAGGGAAAATTATAAGTGGTTCCTACACAAAAAGTGGTTCCTACACAAAAAGTGAAAAAAAAATAATTAATTATTTAAGTAAAAATCTTAAGGAAACAATTCATTTATCGGTTACTGAGTTTTCTGATGAAACTGGTGTAGGAGAAACAACGATTGTCCGCTTTTGTAAGAAATTAGGATATAAGGGATATCATGATTTTAAACTAGCGATCGCACAAGATTTTACAATAACGAAAAAAATTAATAATCTTAATAATGAAGAACAACCAGTATGTGACAGAGTATTTCAAAATATGATGACAGTATTAGAAGATTCCAAAAATCTTTTAGATCACGACTCAATTGATAAAACAATTGAAATGATTGAAGAAGCTAGAAGTGTATATTTTTATGGGTTAGGAGCATCTGGAATAACAGCACAAGAAGCACAAAGTAAATTTTTTAGAATTGCTCATAAATTTCATGTAGTAACGGATAATCATTTTCAAACAATGGCATCGCAAATTATGAGTGAAGAGGATTTAATCATTGTCATAACCATTTCTGGTAGTACAAAAGATATTGTTGATGCGGTTGCTTCAGCTAAGAAACGAGGAGCAAAAGTTATCGCAATCACGAATTTTCAGAAATCACCGATTACTAAATATTCTGATATCGTGCTTTTAACATCGGGGAAAATGAGTTTATCTAGTGGGGGGTCTTTAGTAGAAAAAATATCACAATTATTCGTAATAGATATCTTATTTATGGAATATATTGCGCAAAATAAAGAATATTTAGAAAATCGTAAATTAACCGCAATGTCTGTTGCGTCAAAACGTTATTAA
- a CDS encoding glycosyltransferase family 2 protein, protein MKQILICCVNYHNPQEVIDYITHLRKQTVYEQIDVVVTDNSESKDEFQFLKMHLDDIYVYQSSKNLGYIHGINYGLKKYLETHSRPEWIVISNTDITYQDNEFFEKLFTFYPDGYDCVVAPCIYSLENNSYQNPLVINRYTKLKMFFLTYVFKFTFIERCFDALNNIKNKFQLRKISLLPNQEIYSAHGSCLIINKCYFEKGGNLEYGSFLFGEELFISEQVRQLEGKVFFDNRLKVNHHEHATISKEKRKRINQFYFDSMEYLYKEYY, encoded by the coding sequence ATGAAACAAATTTTAATCTGTTGTGTAAATTATCATAATCCTCAAGAAGTGATCGATTATATTACTCATTTAAGAAAACAAACAGTTTATGAACAAATAGATGTTGTTGTAACAGATAATAGTGAAAGTAAAGATGAATTTCAATTTTTAAAAATGCATTTAGATGATATATATGTCTATCAATCAAGTAAGAATTTAGGGTATATACATGGGATTAATTATGGTTTAAAAAAGTATTTAGAAACACATTCTAGACCAGAGTGGATTGTAATTAGTAATACCGATATTACATATCAAGATAATGAATTTTTTGAGAAGTTATTTACCTTTTATCCAGATGGATATGATTGTGTTGTTGCCCCTTGTATTTATTCTTTGGAAAATAATAGTTATCAAAATCCATTAGTGATTAATAGGTATACGAAATTAAAGATGTTTTTCTTAACTTATGTATTCAAATTTACCTTTATTGAGAGATGTTTTGATGCATTAAACAACATTAAAAATAAATTTCAGTTAAGGAAAATTTCATTACTTCCCAATCAAGAAATCTATTCAGCTCATGGTTCTTGTTTAATTATCAATAAATGTTATTTTGAAAAAGGGGGAAATTTAGAATATGGAAGTTTCTTGTTTGGAGAAGAATTATTTATTTCTGAACAAGTAAGACAATTAGAGGGGAAGGTTTTTTTTGATAACCGGTTAAAAGTAAATCATCATGAACATGCAACCATCAGTAAAGAGAAAAGAAAAAGAATCAATCAGTTTTATTTTGATTCTATGGAATATTTATATAAGGAGTACTATTAA
- a CDS encoding sugar transferase, giving the protein MYYSIRHVRAISLKQELLKRSFDLTFSLIGIVLTFPIMLLAFLIASIETKSFGLFTQNRVGKDFVEFKIIKIKTMKKIRGFKTNVTTSLDPRITYSGRLFRKYKIDELPQLFNVLFGKMSFVGPRPDVVEMYDDLSGDDWLVLSIRPGITGPATIKYKNEEEILASVSNPEAYNKVIFKDKVNINLDYIKHYKFKQDIKYILKTFIGGIS; this is encoded by the coding sequence ATGTATTATTCAATTAGGCATGTAAGAGCCATTTCTTTAAAACAAGAATTACTAAAAAGAAGTTTTGATTTGACCTTTTCGTTAATAGGAATTGTTTTAACATTTCCTATTATGTTACTTGCGTTTTTAATCGCAAGTATTGAAACTAAAAGTTTTGGTTTGTTTACCCAAAATCGTGTTGGAAAAGATTTTGTTGAGTTTAAAATTATTAAAATTAAAACGATGAAAAAGATTAGAGGATTTAAAACTAATGTAACGACATCACTTGACCCAAGAATCACCTACTCAGGACGATTATTTAGAAAATATAAGATTGATGAATTACCACAATTATTTAATGTTTTATTTGGTAAAATGAGTTTTGTTGGTCCTAGACCTGATGTAGTAGAAATGTATGATGATTTAAGCGGGGATGATTGGTTGGTTTTATCAATTAGACCTGGAATTACAGGACCAGCAACGATTAAATATAAAAATGAAGAGGAGATTTTAGCTAGTGTTAGTAATCCAGAAGCATATAATAAAGTTATTTTTAAAGATAAAGTGAATATAAATTTGGATTATATTAAACATTATAAGTTTAAACAAGATATTAAATATATTTTAAAAACATTTATAGGGGGCATATCATGA
- a CDS encoding glycosyltransferase, with protein MHEQKHLKQFETYKIEKASFYRDHILNIPCSTNLNVEDINEVVSLLDNDVTPLVSIITPVYNSELFIKETIESVLNQTYVNFEMICVDDCSTDSSGTIIKEYQEKDKRIKYIRLDSNSGAAFSRNIALVKARGRFIAFLDSDDIWDKHKLEIQIKFMKENNIGFSFTSYQMMDVEGKAYERIIKVPEVINYAGLLKNTIIGCLTVVLDKQKIGDFRMPLVRDSQDYATWLQILKEGHVAYGINQNLAKYRKVNGSISSNKFKALRSNWKVYREIERLSIIKTFYVFTFYVLHALKKRLLLR; from the coding sequence ATGCATGAACAAAAACATCTCAAACAATTTGAAACCTATAAGATTGAAAAAGCATCATTTTATCGCGATCATATTTTAAATATCCCATGTAGTACGAATTTAAACGTTGAAGATATAAATGAGGTCGTCAGCTTATTAGATAATGATGTAACCCCATTAGTTTCTATTATAACGCCAGTATATAATAGTGAACTATTTATTAAGGAGACAATAGAAAGTGTGTTAAATCAAACGTATGTAAATTTTGAGATGATCTGTGTGGATGATTGTTCAACAGATTCTAGTGGAACAATCATCAAAGAATATCAAGAAAAAGATAAGCGAATAAAATACATTCGCTTGGATAGTAATAGTGGTGCAGCATTTAGTCGAAATATTGCTTTAGTCAAAGCGAGGGGGCGTTTTATAGCGTTCTTAGATAGTGATGATATTTGGGATAAACATAAGTTAGAAATACAAATTAAATTTATGAAAGAAAACAATATTGGATTTAGTTTTACATCTTATCAAATGATGGATGTAGAAGGGAAGGCTTATGAACGGATTATTAAAGTACCAGAAGTGATTAATTATGCTGGTTTATTAAAAAATACGATAATTGGTTGTCTAACCGTTGTATTAGATAAACAGAAGATTGGTGATTTTAGAATGCCACTCGTTAGAGATAGTCAAGATTATGCAACTTGGCTACAAATCTTAAAAGAAGGTCATGTTGCCTATGGGATAAATCAAAACTTAGCTAAATACAGAAAAGTGAATGGTTCGATTTCAAGTAATAAATTCAAGGCGTTAAGAAGTAATTGGAAAGTATATCGAGAGATAGAGAGATTATCAATTATTAAAACTTTTTATGTCTTTACTTTCTATGTACTACATGCTCTAAAGAAACGTTTGTTACTTAGATAA